In Neisseriaceae bacterium CLB008, one genomic interval encodes:
- the purL gene encoding phosphoribosylformylglycinamidine synthase yields the protein MSLVLPLRGAAALSAFRLEKLHQKALELNLPTNLTIRSEYWYFVDAEAPLAAAQTDALCQLIDAVTEPPVPPISEASLLLVVPRIGTISPWASKATNIAHNCGLNVVSRIERGMALWVSGLNAEQLAVFQTLVHDRMTESVLHHFDDAQWLFSRPEEKTFSTVAVLSEGRSALVAANLDLGLALSEDEIDYLVENYQKLNRDPSDVELMMFAQANSEHCRHKIFNADFILDGEAKEKSLFGMIRDTHKAHPHGTVVAYKDNASIIEGAKIDRFYPKAAEQQGYRFSEEDTHIVMKVETHNHPTAIAPFAGAATGSGGEIRDEGATGKGARPKAGLTGFSVSNLNIPGFKQPWEQYSATEAEYGKPERISSALDIMIDGPIGGAAFNNEFGRPNLLGYFRTFEESFADDVRGYHKPIMLAGGLGNIQGGQVEKDIIPEGALLIQLGGPGMLIGLGGGAASSMATGANSADLDFDSVQRGNPEIERRAQEVIDRCWQLSEGNPIVSIHDVGAGGLSNAFPELVNDAGRGAIFKLRDIALEEHGLTPMQIWCNEAQERYVLAIMPKDLDLFTEICARERCPFSVVGTATDDGHLQVRDDLFDNDPVDLPLNVLLGKPPRTTRSDVSKPAIHTEFKSSGLDLKESAYRVLRLPTVANKNFLITIGDRSVGGMTHRDQMVGRFQTPVANAAVTMMGFNTYKGEAMSMGEKAPIALFNGAASGRMAVGEAITNIASTDIGDLGLIKLSANWMAPCGNEGEDARLYETVQAVSEYCQALKLSIPVGKDSLSMKTVWSEGDAQKSVTSPLSLVITAFAPVQDVRLTVTPELKAVAADKVLLIDLGQGHARMGGSALSQVWKDLSGSAPDLPESHILAGFFNAIQALLQSKNLLAYHDRGDGGLFTTLAEMTFAAHVGLDVTLDAVMAAQVNDNFVDALFNEELGAVIQINAADAEHVMSVFAANGIAHLVHDLGSSNASDALNISLGGSPLIAESRLALQTAWTETSHKMQRLRDNPAGADSEFALLQEDGLTALRAQASFDVHEDVAAPFLNKGVAPKVAVLREQGVNGQVEMAAAFTRAGFDAYDVHMSDILSGRVALADFQALAACGGFSYGDVLGAGEGWAKSILFNDAVRDAFSQFFARPDTLSLGVCNGCQMMSNLASIVPGADAWPKFKRNESEQFEARLSMVKIAASPSLLLQDMVGSELPVVVSHGEGRAEFQNGTLPADLSIALQYVDGLGNVTQRYPLNPNGAPAGIAGVTTPDGRVTIMMPHPERVFRTQQMSWHPEDWGENSAWYRMFATARRHFA from the coding sequence ATGTCGCTAGTTTTGCCCTTGCGTGGTGCCGCTGCACTGTCTGCATTCCGACTCGAGAAGTTACATCAAAAAGCTCTAGAGCTTAACCTTCCTACCAACCTAACCATCCGCTCAGAATATTGGTATTTTGTTGACGCCGAAGCCCCTTTGGCGGCCGCGCAAACAGACGCGTTGTGCCAATTAATTGATGCGGTAACAGAACCCCCGGTGCCTCCTATTAGTGAGGCATCTTTGCTGTTAGTGGTACCCCGTATTGGCACTATTTCTCCTTGGGCTTCTAAAGCCACCAACATTGCCCACAACTGTGGGCTTAATGTTGTCAGCCGCATCGAACGCGGCATGGCCTTGTGGGTGAGTGGTCTAAACGCCGAACAACTGGCCGTGTTCCAAACCTTGGTACACGACCGCATGACCGAAAGCGTCCTGCATCACTTCGATGACGCACAATGGTTGTTTAGCCGCCCGGAAGAAAAAACCTTCTCTACCGTCGCCGTACTGAGCGAAGGCCGTTCTGCCTTAGTGGCCGCCAACTTAGATTTAGGCCTGGCCCTATCAGAAGACGAAATCGACTATTTAGTAGAAAACTACCAAAAGCTGAACCGCGACCCCAGCGACGTCGAACTCATGATGTTTGCCCAGGCTAACTCTGAGCATTGCCGCCACAAAATCTTCAACGCCGACTTTATTCTTGATGGCGAAGCCAAAGAAAAAAGCCTGTTCGGCATGATTCGCGACACCCACAAAGCACATCCTCACGGCACCGTGGTGGCCTATAAAGACAACGCCTCCATCATTGAAGGCGCCAAAATTGACCGTTTCTATCCTAAAGCTGCCGAACAACAAGGCTATCGCTTTAGCGAAGAAGACACCCACATCGTCATGAAAGTGGAAACCCACAACCACCCCACCGCCATTGCCCCATTTGCCGGCGCGGCCACTGGTTCTGGCGGTGAGATCCGTGACGAAGGCGCCACCGGTAAAGGCGCCCGCCCTAAAGCAGGCCTAACCGGCTTTAGCGTGTCCAACCTCAACATCCCTGGCTTCAAACAGCCTTGGGAGCAGTATTCAGCCACCGAGGCCGAATATGGCAAGCCCGAACGCATTTCCAGCGCCCTAGACATCATGATTGATGGCCCTATTGGCGGCGCAGCGTTCAACAACGAATTCGGTCGCCCTAACCTATTAGGCTATTTCCGTACCTTTGAAGAAAGCTTTGCCGACGACGTGCGCGGCTACCACAAGCCCATTATGTTGGCCGGTGGCTTAGGCAATATTCAAGGCGGCCAAGTTGAAAAAGACATCATTCCCGAAGGCGCCTTGCTGATTCAGCTAGGCGGCCCAGGCATGTTGATTGGCCTTGGCGGCGGTGCTGCTTCCAGCATGGCCACTGGCGCCAACAGCGCCGACTTAGACTTCGATTCGGTACAGCGTGGCAACCCAGAAATTGAGCGTCGTGCTCAAGAAGTGATCGACCGTTGCTGGCAGCTTAGCGAAGGCAACCCCATCGTGTCGATTCACGACGTCGGCGCCGGCGGCTTGTCTAACGCCTTCCCTGAGTTGGTCAACGACGCAGGTCGCGGCGCGATTTTCAAGCTACGCGACATCGCCCTAGAAGAACATGGCCTCACGCCCATGCAAATCTGGTGTAACGAAGCACAAGAGCGTTACGTCTTGGCCATCATGCCCAAAGACCTAGACCTATTTACCGAAATCTGCGCCCGCGAACGTTGTCCATTCTCTGTAGTCGGTACGGCTACCGATGATGGTCACCTGCAGGTGCGTGATGACTTATTTGATAACGATCCCGTTGATTTACCGCTAAACGTGTTACTGGGTAAACCCCCACGCACGACGCGCAGCGATGTCAGCAAACCAGCGATTCACACTGAATTCAAAAGCTCCGGCCTAGACTTGAAGGAAAGCGCTTATCGTGTATTACGCTTACCGACTGTAGCGAACAAGAACTTCTTGATCACCATCGGGGATCGCAGCGTCGGCGGCATGACCCATCGTGACCAAATGGTTGGCCGCTTCCAAACGCCGGTGGCCAACGCTGCCGTCACCATGATGGGCTTTAATACCTATAAAGGTGAAGCCATGAGCATGGGCGAGAAGGCTCCGATTGCCCTCTTTAACGGCGCCGCCTCTGGCCGCATGGCCGTGGGTGAAGCGATCACCAATATTGCCAGCACCGACATTGGCGATCTAGGCTTAATCAAACTATCAGCCAACTGGATGGCCCCTTGCGGTAACGAAGGTGAAGATGCGCGCCTATACGAGACGGTTCAAGCCGTGTCTGAATACTGCCAAGCACTGAAATTAAGTATTCCAGTGGGCAAAGACTCTTTATCGATGAAAACCGTTTGGTCTGAAGGCGATGCTCAAAAATCAGTGACCTCACCTTTATCTTTGGTGATCACTGCGTTTGCCCCAGTACAAGACGTGCGCTTAACCGTGACGCCAGAACTTAAAGCCGTGGCTGCCGATAAAGTCTTGCTCATCGACTTAGGCCAAGGCCATGCCCGCATGGGCGGCAGCGCCTTAAGTCAAGTATGGAAAGACTTGTCTGGTTCTGCACCTGACTTGCCAGAAAGCCACATTTTGGCCGGCTTCTTTAACGCCATCCAAGCCTTGCTACAGTCGAAAAACCTATTGGCCTACCACGACCGCGGTGACGGTGGCTTATTCACCACCCTAGCGGAAATGACGTTCGCGGCCCACGTCGGCCTAGACGTGACGCTAGACGCCGTGATGGCTGCACAGGTTAACGACAACTTTGTCGACGCTTTATTTAACGAAGAGCTGGGCGCTGTGATCCAAATCAATGCCGCCGATGCTGAGCACGTCATGTCGGTTTTTGCCGCCAACGGCATTGCCCACTTGGTACACGATCTAGGCAGCAGCAACGCCAGCGATGCGCTGAACATCAGCCTCGGCGGCAGCCCCTTGATCGCCGAAAGCCGTTTGGCCCTACAAACGGCCTGGACCGAAACCAGCCATAAAATGCAGCGTTTGCGTGACAACCCTGCAGGCGCCGACAGCGAGTTTGCCCTCTTGCAAGAAGACGGCCTCACCGCCCTACGCGCTCAAGCCAGCTTTGACGTACACGAAGACGTGGCCGCACCGTTCTTGAATAAAGGCGTGGCGCCTAAAGTAGCTGTATTACGTGAACAAGGCGTGAACGGCCAGGTTGAAATGGCGGCCGCATTTACCCGCGCAGGCTTTGATGCCTACGACGTTCACATGAGCGACATTTTAAGCGGTCGTGTGGCCTTGGCCGACTTCCAAGCTCTGGCGGCCTGTGGCGGCTTTAGCTACGGTGACGTTTTAGGCGCTGGTGAAGGCTGGGCCAAAAGCATCTTGTTTAACGACGCCGTACGCGACGCCTTTAGCCAATTCTTTGCCCGTCCAGACACCCTATCGCTAGGCGTGTGCAACGGCTGTCAAATGATGAGCAACCTCGCCAGCATCGTGCCTGGTGCCGACGCTTGGCCGAAGTTCAAACGCAACGAGTCAGAGCAGTTCGAAGCCCGTTTGAGCATGGTAAAAATTGCCGCCTCTCCTTCCTTGTTACTGCAAGACATGGTGGGCAGCGAGCTACCGGTTGTGGTGAGCCATGGTGAGGGCCGCGCCGAATTCCAAAACGGCACCCTACCAGCGGACTTAAGCATTGCCTTGCAATACGTTGATGGCTTAGGTAACGTGACCCAACGTTACCCACTCAACCCCAATGGCGCACCAGCCGGTATTGCCGGCGTCACCACGCCCGACGGCCGCGTTACCATCATGATGCCGCATCCAGAGCGCGTGTTCCGCACCCAGCAAATGAGCTGGCATCCTGAAGATTGGGGCGAAAACAGCGCCTGGTATCGCATGTTTGCCACCGCCAGACGTCATTTTGCTTAA
- a CDS encoding autotransporter outer membrane beta-barrel domain-containing protein produces the protein MMTSTRTLQLSIGLFLYTLHLSSYAACIDNGTTLDCDNTISGSPDAKYATVNITTTLAGGTTPLGGFGVYGNNNTHFDFKTLNVTTSGSAADALRTRLTASMVIDKLIINTSGSSADGINMTEDARGSTITVGDHAEIRTQSGVAVRANSGTEVGKNNVITLGKNAHIETQGSGSNFIDSVGYAVYAGNRNSGGANAKGNAIVNIGDNSTIITHGNNAHAVYANRGGQINLGHTKISTATKGAYGLYAETLNARGSSINLNGNVDITGLPSGKTIFAKGVNSTITSTAPSVFTINGNIGADASALVDLKMSDGSLFTGLSDTGKDGQVDLSISGASSKWDLIGDANVSNLTLNQAAMMFNHDDGAFKTLTVKQNYEGQDGALHFNTVLGDDTSATDKLIIGGNTKGSTKVFIKASGGEGAVAENGIKLIEVAGASDGTFVQQGRVVAGTYDYHLARDAANNKDWSLTSKLSPVDPPIDPPIDPPIDPPVEPPVEPPIEPPITPPDTGRPEVGSYLGNYLASNTLFNLRLQDRVGEGGFTEALLSQQKVGAVWTRIVAGQTRFKDNSGQIKTKSDHKVIQLGTDVAQWLTDDRQRVHLGVMAGYGDNKAKSDASLTGYSSTGKLEGYHVGLYGTWYQGLDNEAGLYVDGWLMYNHFKNKIEGQDLPTERYNASGWTASVESGYTHPLGTVGTHSTRLYVQPKAQLTWMGVKTGDVVEQNGTRIQHQGDNNLQTRLGVRLYAQNEAAQKQQSQQYYAELNWLHNSRDYAIKMDQTKSHIDGLNNVGELKLGLEAKLAPRTQIWANVGYQFGKNSHRDIAGMLGIKQLF, from the coding sequence ATGATGACCTCTACCCGCACCCTACAATTGAGCATAGGCCTATTTTTATACACCTTACACCTCAGCAGCTATGCCGCCTGCATCGACAACGGCACCACGCTGGACTGTGACAACACCATCAGCGGCTCACCTGATGCTAAATACGCAACCGTCAACATCACCACCACCCTTGCCGGTGGCACCACACCTTTAGGGGGCTTTGGCGTCTACGGTAATAACAACACCCATTTTGACTTCAAAACCCTCAACGTCACCACCAGCGGCAGCGCTGCCGACGCCTTGCGCACCCGACTCACGGCCTCGATGGTCATCGATAAATTAATCATCAACACCAGCGGCAGCTCTGCTGATGGCATCAACATGACCGAAGACGCCCGCGGCAGCACCATCACCGTTGGCGACCACGCTGAAATACGCACCCAAAGCGGTGTGGCTGTGCGCGCCAACTCTGGCACCGAGGTGGGTAAAAACAACGTCATTACCCTAGGTAAGAATGCCCACATCGAAACCCAAGGCAGCGGCAGCAATTTCATTGACTCCGTTGGCTACGCCGTCTACGCCGGCAACCGCAATAGCGGTGGTGCCAATGCCAAGGGGAACGCCATCGTGAACATCGGTGACAACAGCACCATCATCACTCACGGCAACAACGCCCACGCCGTCTACGCCAACCGTGGTGGCCAGATCAATCTCGGCCACACTAAAATCAGTACCGCCACCAAAGGCGCCTACGGCCTGTACGCCGAAACCCTAAACGCCCGCGGCAGCAGCATTAACCTTAACGGCAACGTCGACATTACTGGCCTCCCCAGCGGCAAAACTATTTTTGCCAAAGGCGTGAACTCTACCATTACATCCACCGCTCCTAGCGTCTTCACCATCAACGGCAATATCGGCGCCGACGCCTCTGCGCTGGTCGACCTTAAAATGAGCGACGGCAGCCTATTTACCGGCTTAAGCGACACAGGCAAAGACGGCCAGGTCGACCTCAGCATCAGCGGCGCCAGCAGTAAATGGGACTTGATTGGCGACGCCAACGTCAGCAACCTCACCCTCAATCAGGCCGCCATGATGTTCAACCATGATGATGGCGCCTTTAAAACCCTCACAGTGAAGCAAAACTACGAAGGGCAAGACGGCGCCCTACACTTCAACACCGTCTTAGGCGATGACACTTCGGCTACCGACAAACTGATCATTGGCGGTAACACTAAGGGCAGCACCAAAGTCTTCATTAAGGCATCTGGTGGTGAAGGGGCCGTGGCCGAAAACGGCATTAAACTGATTGAAGTGGCCGGCGCATCCGACGGTACCTTTGTGCAACAGGGCCGTGTCGTCGCCGGCACCTACGATTACCACCTGGCCCGTGATGCAGCCAACAATAAAGATTGGTCGCTGACCAGCAAGCTCTCGCCCGTTGATCCGCCAATTGACCCCCCCATTGATCCGCCGATTGACCCTCCCGTTGAACCCCCTGTCGAACCCCCTATTGAGCCGCCCATCACGCCACCCGATACAGGGCGACCTGAGGTCGGCAGCTACTTAGGTAATTATTTAGCCAGCAACACCCTCTTCAACCTACGCTTGCAGGATCGCGTGGGTGAAGGTGGCTTCACCGAAGCCTTATTAAGCCAACAAAAAGTGGGCGCCGTCTGGACACGTATTGTGGCGGGCCAAACCCGCTTTAAGGACAACAGTGGCCAGATCAAAACCAAGTCGGACCACAAAGTGATTCAACTGGGTACCGATGTAGCCCAATGGCTGACGGATGATCGTCAGCGGGTTCACCTTGGGGTGATGGCCGGCTATGGCGACAACAAAGCCAAATCCGATGCCAGCCTCACCGGCTATTCGTCCACCGGCAAGCTTGAAGGCTATCACGTCGGCCTATACGGCACTTGGTATCAAGGCCTAGATAACGAAGCCGGCCTCTACGTCGACGGCTGGTTAATGTACAACCACTTCAAAAACAAGATTGAGGGCCAAGACCTACCCACCGAACGCTACAACGCCAGCGGCTGGACGGCCTCGGTTGAATCTGGCTACACCCACCCTCTGGGCACTGTGGGTACCCACAGCACCCGCCTTTATGTACAGCCCAAAGCTCAACTGACGTGGATGGGCGTCAAAACTGGGGACGTTGTCGAGCAAAACGGCACCCGCATTCAACATCAAGGTGACAACAATCTACAAACCCGCCTTGGGGTGCGCCTGTATGCGCAAAATGAGGCTGCCCAGAAACAGCAAAGCCAGCAATATTATGCCGAGCTCAACTGGCTGCACAACAGCCGTGACTACGCCATTAAGATGGATCAAACCAAAAGCCACATCGATGGCTTAAACAATGTGGGTGAACTCAAGCTTGGCCTTGAGGCCAAGTTGGCCCCTCGCACCCAGATCTGGGCCAACGTTGGCTACCAATTTGGCAAAAATAGCCACCGTGACATTGCCGGTATGTTGGGCATCAAGCAGCTGTTCTAA
- the greB gene encoding transcription elongation factor GreB has protein sequence MPQVRKNYMTPQGWQALKDELSFLVHKDRPEVVNIVNWAAGNGDRSENGDYIYGKRRLREIDRRIRFLTKRLEEVLVVDPETREKTDQVFFGATVTIEREVLGVQVIKIVGVDELDLSKGKISWVSPLAKALIKQYEGDVILFRTPDGEEEIEIVSVEYIKID, from the coding sequence ATGCCGCAGGTGCGCAAAAATTACATGACGCCTCAAGGCTGGCAGGCGCTGAAAGATGAGCTGTCGTTCTTAGTGCATAAGGATCGCCCCGAGGTGGTGAATATTGTGAACTGGGCGGCGGGTAACGGCGACCGTAGTGAGAATGGTGACTATATTTATGGTAAGCGCCGCTTACGCGAAATCGATAGGCGCATTCGATTTTTAACCAAACGCTTGGAAGAAGTGCTGGTTGTCGACCCGGAAACCCGAGAGAAGACCGATCAGGTGTTTTTTGGCGCCACAGTGACGATAGAGCGTGAAGTATTGGGCGTACAGGTGATTAAAATTGTAGGCGTGGATGAACTGGACTTAAGTAAGGGCAAAATCAGCTGGGTGTCGCCCTTGGCCAAAGCTTTGATTAAGCAATACGAAGGCGACGTGATTTTATTTAGAACGCCCGATGGCGAAGAAGAGATTGAAATCGTGTCGGTCGAGTACATCAAGATCGATTAG